In Tepidimonas taiwanensis, the following are encoded in one genomic region:
- a CDS encoding tetratricopeptide repeat protein produces MPDFSAPLLHRTAARPWPLRRALAAAAWALGVTLGSPALHAQPATAAAAPYAEVQRLLADGDAVLARQRLQQWLQDHPDDAQARLLLGVALAAAGDAAGAQREYETLTQRYPELPEPYNNLAVLHAAAGRLQEARAALEAAIRFHPDYATAHRNLGDVYAQLALGHWQRALALQPDIPGLGRRADALRQLLATPPAAR; encoded by the coding sequence CCATTGCGGCGCGCCCTCGCGGCCGCCGCGTGGGCGCTCGGCGTGACGCTGGGCAGCCCGGCGCTGCACGCCCAGCCGGCGACCGCGGCCGCCGCCCCATACGCGGAAGTGCAGCGGCTGCTCGCCGACGGCGACGCGGTGCTCGCCCGCCAGCGCCTGCAGCAGTGGCTGCAGGATCACCCGGACGACGCGCAGGCGCGGCTGCTGCTGGGCGTCGCGCTGGCCGCGGCGGGCGATGCCGCGGGCGCGCAGCGCGAGTACGAAACGCTCACGCAGCGCTACCCGGAACTGCCGGAGCCGTACAACAACCTGGCGGTGCTGCACGCCGCCGCCGGCCGGCTGCAGGAAGCGCGCGCCGCGCTCGAAGCGGCCATCCGCTTTCACCCGGACTACGCCACCGCGCACCGCAACCTCGGCGACGTCTACGCCCAGCTGGCACTCGGACACTGGCAGCGGGCGCTGGCGCTGCAGCCGGACATCCCCGGGCTGGGCCGGCGTGCGGACGCCCTGCGCCAGCTGCTGGCCACCCCGCCGGCGGCGCGGTGA
- a CDS encoding UDP-2,3-diacylglucosamine diphosphatase: protein MADNGAMLTHVNAPATWQRVDCVSDVHLHAQDAATAAAWHAYLDAAPFDALFILGDLFEVWVGDDVLDADPALDPEIAFVQAAVGVLAGLARRRPVFVMHGNRDFLLGAGFAARTGVRLLADPARLTLGRRRWLLSHGDAWCTADHDYQAFRSQVRGAAWQAAFLAQPLSERLAQARALRARSQQHQAAQRQAGVEPVDVDGPTAAAALRAADADALIHGHTHRPGHDTLPGGAMRVVLSDWDARATPPRLQVVSLHPDGHWAVHPMAAAPTP, encoded by the coding sequence ATGGCCGACAACGGCGCGATGCTGACGCACGTAAACGCGCCGGCGACGTGGCAGCGCGTGGACTGCGTGTCCGACGTGCACCTGCACGCGCAGGACGCCGCGACCGCGGCGGCGTGGCACGCCTACCTCGACGCGGCACCATTCGACGCCCTGTTCATCCTCGGGGACCTGTTCGAGGTCTGGGTCGGTGACGACGTGCTCGACGCCGATCCGGCCCTGGACCCGGAAATCGCGTTCGTCCAGGCGGCGGTCGGGGTCCTGGCTGGATTGGCACGGCGTCGGCCGGTGTTCGTGATGCACGGCAACCGTGACTTCCTGCTCGGTGCTGGGTTCGCTGCGCGCACCGGGGTGCGGCTGCTGGCCGATCCGGCGCGGCTGACGCTCGGACGGCGCCGCTGGCTGCTCAGCCACGGCGACGCGTGGTGCACCGCGGACCACGACTACCAGGCGTTCCGCTCGCAGGTGCGCGGCGCGGCCTGGCAGGCGGCGTTTCTGGCGCAACCGCTGTCGGAACGGTTGGCGCAGGCGCGGGCGCTGCGCGCGCGCAGCCAGCAGCACCAGGCGGCGCAGCGCCAGGCGGGGGTCGAGCCGGTCGACGTCGACGGCCCCACGGCCGCCGCCGCGCTGCGCGCCGCCGACGCGGACGCGCTGATCCACGGCCACACCCACCGGCCGGGACACGACACGCTGCCCGGCGGGGCGATGCGCGTGGTGCTCAGCGACTGGGACGCCCGCGCCACACCGCCGCGGCTGCAGGTGGTGAGCCTGCACCCCGACGGGCACTGGGCCGTCCATCCCATGGCGGCGGCCCCGACCCCATGA
- a CDS encoding M90 family metallopeptidase: MSPPPPSGAAAGWRGWWRQLARRWARWRRRWRARGGDGAAIPERLWARVVADLPLLQALDDAERERLRGLCAAFLARKEFSGAHGLVVDDRMALLVAAQACLPLRFRGLPALAWYDDFVGIILHPDEVRAPRRVRDDVGVVHEYEEELAGEAMQGGPIVLAWPRVLGSGGQGVGHNLVIHEFAHAIDLHGKPLGMAADGCPRLPPGLLGLPAAAARARWQHELEAALALHRHRVGLHERFGEPAPWLDAYAAESPAEFFAVTCEAYCVDRERLHAEHPAWTGLLDAFFGHPAAAPDRPRD; encoded by the coding sequence ATGAGCCCTCCGCCCCCATCCGGCGCGGCCGCCGGCTGGCGCGGCTGGTGGCGGCAGCTCGCCCGGCGCTGGGCGCGCTGGCGGCGACGCTGGCGCGCGCGGGGCGGTGACGGTGCAGCCATCCCGGAGCGGCTGTGGGCACGGGTGGTCGCCGACCTGCCGCTGCTGCAGGCGCTGGACGACGCCGAGCGCGAGCGGCTGCGCGGCCTGTGCGCCGCGTTTCTGGCGCGCAAGGAGTTCAGCGGCGCGCACGGCCTGGTGGTCGACGACCGCATGGCGCTGCTGGTGGCCGCCCAGGCGTGCCTGCCCCTGCGCTTTCGCGGCTTGCCGGCGCTGGCGTGGTACGACGACTTCGTCGGCATCATCCTGCACCCGGACGAGGTGCGCGCGCCGCGGCGCGTGCGCGACGACGTCGGCGTCGTCCACGAGTACGAGGAGGAATTGGCCGGCGAAGCGATGCAGGGCGGGCCGATCGTCCTCGCCTGGCCGCGCGTGCTGGGCAGCGGCGGCCAAGGCGTCGGTCACAACCTCGTCATCCACGAATTTGCCCACGCGATCGACCTGCACGGCAAGCCGCTGGGGATGGCGGCCGACGGCTGCCCGCGCTTGCCACCGGGCCTGCTGGGGCTGCCGGCGGCGGCGGCGCGTGCCCGCTGGCAGCACGAGCTGGAGGCGGCACTCGCCCTGCACCGGCACCGGGTGGGGTTGCACGAACGCTTTGGCGAGCCCGCGCCGTGGCTCGACGCCTACGCCGCCGAGTCGCCGGCGGAGTTTTTCGCCGTCACCTGCGAAGCGTATTGCGTGGACCGCGAGCGGCTGCACGCCGAACACCCGGCCTGGACCGGACTGCTCGACGCGTTTTTCGGCCACCCAGCGGCGGCGCCGGACCGCCCGCGCGACTGA
- a CDS encoding peptidylprolyl isomerase — translation MAQWLAGAVSLIGWRAALAQPPVSQPAAAARTAPTGARSVNPQVELHIAGHGVITLELDAAKAPKTVENFLAYVRDGHYDGTIFHRVIDGFMIQGGGFEPGMKQKPTRAPIENEATNGLKNDRYTIAMARTQAPHSATAQFFINVADNGFLNHTAPTPQGWGYAVFGKVIAGTEVVDAIRKVPTGRRGFHDDVPLQDVVITKAVVVDR, via the coding sequence ATGGCGCAATGGCTCGCCGGTGCCGTGTCCCTGATCGGCTGGCGCGCCGCGCTGGCCCAGCCCCCTGTTTCGCAACCGGCGGCCGCCGCGCGCACCGCCCCAACTGGAGCCCGCTCCGTGAACCCGCAAGTCGAACTGCACATCGCCGGCCACGGCGTCATCACCCTCGAACTCGACGCCGCCAAGGCCCCCAAGACGGTCGAAAACTTCCTCGCCTACGTGCGTGACGGCCACTACGACGGCACGATCTTCCACCGCGTCATCGACGGCTTCATGATCCAGGGCGGCGGCTTCGAGCCCGGCATGAAACAAAAGCCGACGCGCGCCCCGATCGAGAACGAGGCCACCAACGGCCTGAAAAACGACCGCTACACGATCGCGATGGCGCGCACGCAGGCGCCCCACTCGGCCACGGCGCAGTTTTTCATCAACGTCGCCGACAACGGCTTTCTCAACCACACCGCGCCGACGCCGCAGGGCTGGGGCTACGCGGTGTTCGGCAAGGTGATCGCCGGCACCGAGGTGGTGGACGCGATCCGCAAGGTGCCCACCGGGCGGCGCGGCTTTCACGACGATGTGCCGCTGCAGGACGTGGTGATCACCAAGGCGGTGGTGGTCGACCGCTGA
- a CDS encoding DUF349 domain-containing protein, translated as MNAPESTHAKASLTELDQRTGGAFSAPTSSERAARLRAWLDTDPSADALAEVYRELAPRDKGAARLVRERLDEQRRARAQEALATEWAAKAEALLAAPRLHLADAMAWQRDAAKAGAPLSREPLAGLRQRLAERMKAIEDLQTRVQVEREAAGLLVQRIDLLSTQPIADARAARDALAQDVAEWLQRQAALASQPGWHDLEPRYPGQIDAARQQLDAVWQAFEAALAQAVAALQDPQAPLPGVPVWADEIRAARGEAPAAEAPAAAAPAPKAVQALAQAALLPAVEALERELAEGHTKAMVRLAGELRHLHKLHGRHAGAELDVRAQVALAKAKELEDWHRWRADQIREGLLAQALALTQAPASERPSGRQLADTIRQLREAWKQADQGGTSNHALWKRFDEACNQAYQAVEAWRREFKAQQEAARQARLALIDEVSAWTAAHASDEDWRAQARDLHAFAERWRTGGHVSEKVFAELQPLWKAAMAAAHARLEAAQADSIAQRQAMIAEAEALAAEPRLSLDAVKALQQRWQQEAQRVPLERRKEQKLWEAFRAPIDAAFARKQQQREQALAATSRLDAAVLEAARALEEACAADDAQRIRAAMAALRAAAQGEGMAVTEPAAPPVATEAPATPAASPAGGARPLVARRGMTGPVPRPPQPSPRCPVVGRNARRRRRRGRAWAMRRSGRSGRPWSMPKPNCASSPPAPMARRSPNCSLRGRRAIRSACPPRSAWAGGRPPRHGRCGCGRSTRPRATPPTRASRCCASRSPRICRHRPSIWRCAAACNSCC; from the coding sequence GTGAACGCGCCCGAATCCACCCACGCGAAAGCCTCTCTGACCGAACTCGATCAGCGTACCGGGGGCGCCTTCAGCGCGCCCACCTCCAGCGAGCGCGCCGCCCGCCTGCGCGCCTGGCTCGACACGGATCCGTCGGCGGACGCGTTGGCCGAGGTGTACCGCGAACTGGCACCGCGCGATAAAGGGGCCGCGCGCCTCGTGCGCGAGCGGCTGGACGAGCAGCGCCGCGCCCGGGCGCAAGAGGCGCTGGCCACCGAATGGGCGGCGAAGGCCGAGGCGCTGCTGGCGGCGCCGCGGCTGCACCTGGCCGACGCGATGGCCTGGCAGCGTGACGCCGCCAAAGCCGGGGCACCGCTGTCGCGCGAGCCGCTGGCCGGTCTGCGGCAGCGGCTGGCCGAGCGCATGAAGGCGATCGAAGACCTGCAGACCCGCGTGCAGGTGGAGCGCGAAGCGGCCGGGTTGCTGGTGCAGCGCATCGATCTCCTGTCCACCCAGCCGATCGCCGACGCCCGGGCCGCCCGTGACGCGCTGGCGCAGGACGTCGCCGAGTGGCTGCAGCGCCAGGCCGCGCTGGCGTCGCAACCCGGTTGGCACGACCTCGAGCCGCGCTACCCGGGCCAGATCGACGCGGCGCGGCAGCAGCTCGACGCCGTGTGGCAGGCATTCGAAGCCGCGCTCGCGCAGGCCGTGGCGGCGCTGCAGGACCCGCAGGCACCGCTGCCGGGGGTGCCCGTCTGGGCCGACGAAATCCGCGCCGCGCGTGGCGAGGCCCCGGCAGCCGAGGCACCTGCCGCGGCCGCGCCTGCGCCCAAGGCCGTGCAGGCCCTGGCGCAGGCGGCACTGTTGCCCGCGGTCGAGGCGCTGGAGCGCGAACTGGCGGAGGGCCACACCAAGGCCATGGTGCGGCTGGCGGGGGAGTTGCGCCACCTGCACAAGCTGCACGGCCGCCACGCCGGGGCGGAGCTCGACGTCCGCGCCCAGGTGGCGCTGGCCAAAGCGAAGGAGCTGGAGGACTGGCACCGCTGGCGCGCCGATCAGATCCGCGAAGGGCTGCTGGCCCAGGCGCTGGCGCTGACCCAGGCGCCGGCGTCGGAGCGCCCGAGCGGACGGCAGCTGGCAGACACCATCCGTCAGCTGCGCGAGGCGTGGAAGCAGGCCGACCAGGGCGGCACCTCCAACCACGCGCTGTGGAAGCGGTTCGACGAGGCGTGCAACCAGGCCTACCAGGCGGTGGAGGCGTGGCGGCGCGAGTTCAAGGCGCAGCAGGAGGCCGCGCGGCAGGCGCGCCTTGCGCTGATCGACGAGGTGAGCGCATGGACCGCAGCGCACGCCAGCGACGAGGACTGGCGGGCCCAGGCGCGCGACCTGCACGCGTTCGCCGAGCGTTGGCGCACCGGCGGGCACGTCAGCGAAAAAGTGTTTGCCGAGCTGCAGCCGCTGTGGAAGGCGGCGATGGCCGCGGCGCACGCGCGGCTGGAGGCGGCGCAGGCCGACAGCATCGCGCAGCGGCAGGCGATGATCGCCGAAGCGGAGGCGCTCGCGGCCGAACCGCGCCTGTCGCTGGACGCGGTCAAGGCGCTGCAGCAACGCTGGCAGCAGGAGGCGCAGCGCGTGCCGCTGGAGCGGCGCAAGGAACAAAAACTGTGGGAAGCCTTCCGCGCGCCGATCGACGCGGCGTTTGCGCGTAAGCAGCAGCAGCGCGAGCAGGCGCTGGCGGCGACGAGCCGGCTCGATGCCGCGGTGCTGGAGGCCGCGCGGGCGCTGGAGGAGGCGTGCGCGGCCGACGACGCACAGCGCATTCGGGCCGCGATGGCGGCGCTGCGCGCCGCCGCGCAAGGCGAGGGGATGGCCGTCACCGAACCGGCCGCGCCGCCCGTGGCAACCGAAGCACCCGCCACGCCCGCTGCGTCGCCAGCGGGCGGCGCCCGCCCGCTGGTTGCCCGCCGGGGGATGACCGGCCCGGTGCCGCGCCCGCCGCAGCCAAGCCCGCGGTGCCCCGTGGTCGGCCGGAACGCCCGGCGCCGGCGGCGCCGCGGCCGCGCCTGGGCGATGCGGCGTTCCGGGCGCAGCGGCAGGCCCTGGAGCATGCCGAAGCCAAACTGCGCCAGCTCGCCGCCCGCGCCCATGGCGAGGCGCTCACCGAACTGCTCGCTGCGTGGCAGGCGCGCGATCCGCAGCGCCTGCCCGCCGCGCAGCGCCTGGGCGGGCGGGAGGCCGCCGCGGCACGGCCGCTGTGGGTGCGGGCGCTCAACGCGCCCGCGGGCGACGCCACCGACGCGGGCGAGCCGCTGTTGCGCCTCGAGATCGCCGCGGATCTGCCGACACCGGCCGAGCATCTGGAGGTGCGCCGCCGCCTGCAACTCGTGCTGCTGA